The genomic region TTATAAATTCCTTTGAGGCAAACGGAATAACTTGGTACGAAATGAGAAGAAATCCTCATGTAAATGTAATATGCGAAGATAAAAATGAGATAATAGACGTTGATATAAACATAGACGATATAATTCAGCAGCTTAAAAATAAAGGCATTAATGTAATTAACTTAAGTGTAGTAGCTTATGCTGACTGTTCTAAAATTGAAAATAAGTAATTGATAAACTTCTGTTTATCTGCTTTCAAAACTATTTTAGCATTTTTGCTTTTAGAGAAATTATACCAATCCACTAGCATTGCGCCTC from Acidianus ambivalens harbors:
- a CDS encoding Fur family transcriptional regulator, whose product is MEIDPVEILRKKGLKVTPQRLAVLKLLSRGGHYSGEQIFEELKKNEPSISLSTVYNALEALESAGIINSFEANGITWYEMRRNPHVNVICEDKNEIIDVDINIDDIIQQLKNKGINVINLSVVAYADCSKIENK